The DNA window CGCGTGGTGACGCGAGAAGGACAATCGACTTATTACTTGAACGGCACCCGTTGTCGTCGCAAAGACATCACGGATATTTTTCTTGGGACCGGTCTTGGCCCGCGCAGCTATGCGATCATTGAACAGGGCACGATTTCTCGACTGATTGAATCAAAGCCTCAAGAACTTCGTGTTTTTATCGAGGAAGCGGCAGGCATCTCAAAATACAAAGAACGGCGCAGAGAAACGGAAAATCGAATTCGTCATACTCGAGACAACTTGGATCGCCTGAATGACATCCGAGAGGAATTAGATAAGCAACTGAATCACCTTCAACGCCAGGCACAAGCGGCAGAAAAATACAAAAAATTGCGTGGCGAGGAGCGACGTTTGCGTGCCCAGCTCGCCTATCTTCGTTGGGAGGCATTGAGTCAGCAACTTGACATGCTGTCTGCCACAATCCGTGAGCTTGAAGTGCAATACGAGGCGGAGGTCTCACGCTACCGAAGCATCGAGGCGCAGCTTGAGCAGCTCCGCAGTGAGCAGACCGAAGCCAACGACGCACTGAATGAGATTCAAGGCCGTTATTACGGTATTGCCGCTGAAATCGCGCGCCTAGAGCAAGATATCAAACACCGGGCTGAGCGTAAGGTCCAGCTGCAACAAGACATCGCGCGAGCACAGGCAGCTTTAGACAACGCTGCCGAACACGTGACAGGGGATATGGCAAAAGCCGAGTCGCTCCAAGCCGAGCTGATGGCGCTAGAACCCGAATATGAAATGGCTAAGGCCCGTGCTGAGTCTGTCAACGAACGGTTGCATGAGTTTGAGCAGCAGATGCAGGCATGGCAAGCGCGTTGGGATGATTTCCACCGTCGTGCTGCGGACATTCAGCGCAACGCGGAAATCCAGAAAACACGCATTCAGCACCTCGAGGCCCAGCAAGCACAAGCTCGCGAGCGTCGCAGCCAGTGGCAAAAGGAGCTGGATGCACTGGCCAGCCAGCAAGCCATACAGGATTTGTCTGACCTTGAGGTGCAGTTGGCTGAGCTGGATGAGCGTGACAGTCAGCTTCAGGCAGAAGAGGCACGGTTGGCGGATGCCGTGGCATCACAGCGTTCGGAGCGGGACGCGGTCAGCCAGTCCCTGCAGACCTTGCGTAGTGAGTTGGCCAAGCACGAGTCACAACTTGCGGCATTGCAAGCATTACAACGCGCGGCGACGACCGACAGTCCGGATTGGCAAGAAGCGCTTGCCGAGCTTGGCTTGTCGGACAAGCCGACGTTGGCGGAACACATTCGTGTTCAGCCCCCGTGGCAGTCTATCGTCGAGGGTATCTTGGGCAACCGCTTGTTGGCGCGTGTCACTGACGAAAAAGACAGCGACTGGGTGAAACAGTGCCTAGCGGCGGGTCAGCCAGTCGTGGCCGTAGTGAAGAGTGAGCATGACGGGCACTTAAGTGCGCCGGCGCCGAAAGGGTTGCGAGCCATTCGTGATTTTGTCGAAGGTGATTCGGCGGATTGGTTATCGCAAATCTTTGTCGCTGACAACATTGACGAGGCATGGTCTGCCCGAACAATGCTTGCGCCCGGCCAATCTATCGTCACCGCAGAGGGACTCTGGCTCGGTCGAGACTGGGTGCAGTGTATTGTGACGAAAAATGAAGAACAAAGTATTTTGCGCCGACAGGAAGAAATTGAGCGGCTGTCACAAGTGGTGGAAGCACAACGCCAACAAGAAGCTGAGTTGGCTGAGACTTTTTCCAAGTTACGCGTTTCGTTGCAGGATCTTGAGCAAAATTGGCAAGTGTGCCAGAAAGAACAATTGGCGCTTGGGAAAACACGAAGTGAAGTGCAAAGTGCTTACGAGCGGCTTAAGGCGAAGCATCAAAGTGTTCAGGAGCGTAAAGCTCGACTCGAAGGCGATTTGGCGAAACTTGATGAGCAGATATCAAATGCGGACGCCAGCTTGGCGGAAGCACGGCGCATGCTAGAGCAGTCGGTGGAAGCCATGGCTGAAATCGAATCAGAACGTTCTGCGCTGTTGACAGAACGAGAAGAAATTCGCACGGCCATGGCCAATTTGCGTGAGCAGGCGAAAGAAGAGAAGGAACACGCTCATCGTTTGGCGTTAAGAGTGGAATCCTTAAAAACAGAGTTGAATTCAACGCGCCAAAGCCATGAACGGGCGATACATCAGCAAACTGAGATGCGTGAACGCCTCAGTGTACTGATGAGTGCACTTGAAGAGAATGAGGCGCCCGTGGCGGAAATACAAGAAATCCTCGAAAGTCATCTGAAAGCGCACCTAGAGGTAGAGCAGCAGTTAAAGCAAGCGAGAGAGCGGGTTGAAAGTGCTGATGAACGTTTGCGTTCTTTAGAAAAGGAACGCATCAATATCGAGCGTAGCGCGGATGACGTTCGACGACAGCTCGAAAATGAAAAGTTGCGTCGAGAAAATATTCGGGTTCAGAGAGAAAACTTTGCGCAGAAACTATCGGAATATGGCGTCGAACCGAGCAAAGATGCACCTCCGCTCCCAGATGAAATGACGGAAGCCGACTGTGAAGCCAAAATCGCGCGAATAGTCGAGCAAATCGAACGCCTTGGCAATATCAATTTGGCCGCCATTGATGAGTATCAGTCTCAGTCGGAACGAAAGCAATTTCTCGATCAGCAGGTCGATGATTTGAATCAGGCGCTAGAGACTTTGGAAGAGGCTATCCGAAAAATTGATCGAGAGACGCGCTCCCGTTTTAAGGAAACGTTTGAAAAAATCAATAAAGGCTTGCAGGAGCTTTTCCCAAAAGTGTTTGGTGGCGGCCACGCTTATCTTGAATTGACAGGTGATGACTTGCTGGACACCGGTGTGGCCATTATGGCGCGGCCGCCAGGCAAGCGCAATGCGACCATTCATTTGCTGTCCGGGGGAGAAAAGGCAATGACTGCGATTGCGCTCGTTTTTGCCATTTTCCGATTGAACCCGGCCCCCTTTTGTATGTTGGATGAAGTTGACGCGCCCTTGGATGATGCCAATGTCGGCCGCTATTGCCGTTTGGTTAAAGAGATGTCCGAAAAAATCCAGTTTATTTATATCTCGCATAACAAGCAGGCGATGGAAATGGCGGATGCCTTGCTAGGCGTCACCATGCAAGAGCCAGGTGTCTCTCGCATGGTGTCGGTGGACATTGAAGAAGCCACCGCATTGGCAGCATCGTAAAGGAGGAGCTATGGCCGAGCAATTACGATGGATACTTTTGCTGCTGGGCATACTGGTCATCGCCTGGGTGGTGTGGGATGGCTGGCGGGCGCGTCGCCGCACGGTTAAGCCACCAGACGTGGGGCGTAAAGAACCACATATTGACTTGCCCGATGTGTCAATACCAGATGATAACGGACTGGCGTCCATAGGTGATGGTGCGTCACCAAATCCGGAGCCTGACGTGGCAGAAGATCACTTTGCAAAGTGTCACTTGCCAGATCAGCCACAACTCGTCATCACATTGCATCTGATGGCGGAACTTGGCAGCGAGTTTAGTGGGGCGGAAGTGTTGCAGCAGTTGGAAAGTGCCGGATGTCGTCTGGGAAATTACGAGATATTCCATTGGCATGATGGTCATGAGCATGGATTTTGTGTGGCGGATGCTTTTCAGCCGGGAACTTTCGACCGAGAAACACTGCCTTCACGGCAGATTTTGGGGCTTGCATTCTTTATGACATTGCCGAGCCATTCACAACCCCAAAAAGTGTTCGACAATATGCTCGCGGTGATGCGGCATCTTCAAAAGCAGCTTGGTGGCCTGTTGGAAGATGGTGAGCACAACCCGTTGACAAGCCAAACCATCGATCATTACCGCGAACAAATTGCTGAGTATTCACGACAACAACTGACGCATGCCCAAAGAGAAACACCAGATGAGCATTGAACAAGCGGCTGAACGCATTCATGAGTTGCGTGCCCTGATACGTCGTTACGATCATGCCTACTATGTGCTGGATGCTCCCCTTGTCCCTGATGCAGAGTACGATAGGCTGTTTGCCCAATTGCGGTCGCTCGAAGCCCAATACCCAGAGCTGGTGACCCCAGATTCACCGACGCAAAGGGTGTCTGGGACCCCGTCCAGTGAATTCGAAAAAGTGCGTCATCTCGAGCCGATGATGTCGCTTGACAACGCCTTTTCTGATGCCGACGCGCGCCACTTTGACCAAAGGGTTCGTCAATTACTGTCCGAGTCGCACATCGACTACTGTTGCGAACCGAAATTGGATGGCTTGGCCGTTTCGATGGTGTACCGTGATCGGCGGCTAGAAGTGGCGGCCACGCGCGGCGACGGTGAAGTGGGCGAAAATGTGACCCAAAATGTGCGGACTATTCGCGCCATTCCGTTGCTACTGCCGTCGAATGCGCCAGCGCTAATCGAGGTGCGTGGTGAAGTGGTGATGCCCAAGGCGGGGTTTGAGCGTTTGAATGCTGAAGCACGGGCCCGTGGCGAGAAGACCTTTGCGAACCCACGAAATGCCGCGGCGGGCTCGTTGCGCCAGCTCGATCCAGCCATTACCGCGAAGCGACCATTGGCGTTTTATGCCTACGCAATAGGCGCGACGTCAGCCAAAGATTTGCCCGACAGTCATTTTGAACGTCTACAGTGGCTTCGTGACCTGGGCTTCCCTGTCAGCGAATTTATCAAGCGTGTGCATGGGATTGAGGCGTGCTTGCAGTACCATGCCGACATGCTGGCACAGCGAGATCAGTTGCCATACGACATTGATGGTGTTGTCTACAAAGTGGACC is part of the Gammaproteobacteria bacterium genome and encodes:
- the smc gene encoding chromosome segregation protein SMC, with translation RGDAMTDVIFNGSSARKPVGQASVELVFDNSDGSLSGEYARYNELSIRRVVTREGQSTYYLNGTRCRRKDITDIFLGTGLGPRSYAIIEQGTISRLIESKPQELRVFIEEAAGISKYKERRRETENRIRHTRDNLDRLNDIREELDKQLNHLQRQAQAAEKYKKLRGEERRLRAQLAYLRWEALSQQLDMLSATIRELEVQYEAEVSRYRSIEAQLEQLRSEQTEANDALNEIQGRYYGIAAEIARLEQDIKHRAERKVQLQQDIARAQAALDNAAEHVTGDMAKAESLQAELMALEPEYEMAKARAESVNERLHEFEQQMQAWQARWDDFHRRAADIQRNAEIQKTRIQHLEAQQAQARERRSQWQKELDALASQQAIQDLSDLEVQLAELDERDSQLQAEEARLADAVASQRSERDAVSQSLQTLRSELAKHESQLAALQALQRAATTDSPDWQEALAELGLSDKPTLAEHIRVQPPWQSIVEGILGNRLLARVTDEKDSDWVKQCLAAGQPVVAVVKSEHDGHLSAPAPKGLRAIRDFVEGDSADWLSQIFVADNIDEAWSARTMLAPGQSIVTAEGLWLGRDWVQCIVTKNEEQSILRRQEEIERLSQVVEAQRQQEAELAETFSKLRVSLQDLEQNWQVCQKEQLALGKTRSEVQSAYERLKAKHQSVQERKARLEGDLAKLDEQISNADASLAEARRMLEQSVEAMAEIESERSALLTEREEIRTAMANLREQAKEEKEHAHRLALRVESLKTELNSTRQSHERAIHQQTEMRERLSVLMSALEENEAPVAEIQEILESHLKAHLEVEQQLKQARERVESADERLRSLEKERINIERSADDVRRQLENEKLRRENIRVQRENFAQKLSEYGVEPSKDAPPLPDEMTEADCEAKIARIVEQIERLGNINLAAIDEYQSQSERKQFLDQQVDDLNQALETLEEAIRKIDRETRSRFKETFEKINKGLQELFPKVFGGGHAYLELTGDDLLDTGVAIMARPPGKRNATIHLLSGGEKAMTAIALVFAIFRLNPAPFCMLDEVDAPLDDANVGRYCRLVKEMSEKIQFIYISHNKQAMEMADALLGVTMQEPGVSRMVSVDIEEATALAAS
- the ligA gene encoding NAD-dependent DNA ligase LigA; the protein is MSIEQAAERIHELRALIRRYDHAYYVLDAPLVPDAEYDRLFAQLRSLEAQYPELVTPDSPTQRVSGTPSSEFEKVRHLEPMMSLDNAFSDADARHFDQRVRQLLSESHIDYCCEPKLDGLAVSMVYRDRRLEVAATRGDGEVGENVTQNVRTIRAIPLLLPSNAPALIEVRGEVVMPKAGFERLNAEARARGEKTFANPRNAAAGSLRQLDPAITAKRPLAFYAYAIGATSAKDLPDSHFERLQWLRDLGFPVSEFIKRVHGIEACLQYHADMLAQRDQLPYDIDGVVYKVDRIDWQTRLGSVARAPRWALAHKFPAQEEMTQLLDVEFQVGRTGAITPVARLAPVQVGGVTVSNATLHNMDEIKRLDVMIGDTVVVRRAGDVIPQIIGVVKEKRPKEARPIVLPKHCPACGSEIERIEGEAVARCTGGLHCPAQRIERIKHFASRRAMDIEGLGDK